From the Lysinibacillus fusiformis genome, the window TTTATAAATTTAAAAGATAAATTTTGTAATGTATTAGGAATACTTATATCTTCATTAAAAAATATTCTTAAGTACATTGTCCCATATTGGTTTTCTTTAAACTCCATTTTTTCAATTTCTGGCTTTGCTGAATCTTTTTTAAAATTAATATTTTGATTATGAGATGAAAATGGTTTTTCTGAATCTAATATGTTTATTTGTAGTTCATGAGAACCAAGAAAACTTTGATTCAAATATACTTTATGAACAGTCATTGGTTCAAGTTCCATATGAGTTACATGATTAACAGTTTTTCCGTCAATTTTAATGCTATATTGAGAAAAGTTGGGTTCATTAAAATATATAAGTAAATAATCTTCACTAAATGTTTCGACATTTAAGATTTTTAGATTGGGATTACTTGGTTTTACTGTGATTTGAGTATTATTTTCATCAATCATTTCTGTAGTATTATTGATTTGCATAACTCGATTTAAAAATGCGCTAAATTCTGCTCTAGTTAATGAGTTTTTTGGTTTGAATGATTTATTTTCGTACCCCTTTGTAATGCCTAAAGAATATAAAATTGAAATATGCTTAGAATATTCATATGAAGACGGAACATCACTAAAAGGAGAGGTAATATTTGATGTTGATAAATTAAACCCATTTACTAATACTTGTGCCATTTCACCTCTTGTAATAGGGTCATTTGGTTTAAAATATTGTTTTTTTGTAAATAGGCCTAAATTTGTTGCTGTAGATATCTCTTTATAAGCTGGATGATTTTCAGAAACATCTTTGTAACCAGGATTGGTCACTTTAGATGTGGGAAACTCTAGTGCTCGTGCCATCATTATAGCAACTTGAGCATTTGTTACAGTCCCATTGGGTTTAAATGTGTTGTCTGAATAACCTTTAATAATCCCATTGCTCGATAGAAATTCTATATCTTGGTAATTTGTGTGAGTGGAAGGGACATCTTTAAAAGTCGAACCAAATGCAACTGGGGTGTTAAAAATTAATACTGTTAAAATTAAAACGGGTAACAATTTTTTTAGCATAGTATCCTCCGATGAAATATATTGTATAAAATATACCATAAAATAAATATTAATACAATTGAAGGGCGATAAAGTTGAATTGTGTAATTTGTATTTTCTGATGTATTTTTAGGCTAAAAACATGATAACAGTAGTATCCTTTTCTTGTAGGTACTCCTCAATGGCAAAGATTCATTAGAAACAAAAATCAATCGAATACAATAGTATTAGGAAATGATTGGTCAGGTATAAATGTATAATTGCAAATATATGAGCTCGTATTCCTTACGATATCCTAGAAAAATCTCAATTACGTTTCATCAAAGAAGTAAACGGCGTATAAAGTAAGCTCTATGATATTACTTCTAAGCTACCAGCAAAAATCGAGTGGGAATGTTATTGTTGAGAGCTATTTATAGCTCTCTTTTTTATCCTCTAAATTTTGGTCAAACACTTGCTGAGATATCAATATGTAGTGTATAGTCTTGAGTAAATAGATAGTTGAAAATAGGCGACTATCAAGTTTGTGGGATTAATTAACCCAATCAAGGTTAATTAATTAATGCTTTGAAATTATGAAACAATAATCGTTTCTCACAAAACGTGGGACTTACACGTATGTCAGGTGTTAAAGATCGTAAAGTCATTTACATCACAGGTGGATTATTAGTTGCACTTGGCTTCTTACCAAAAATCGCAGCGTTAACAACGATTATTCCAACATCCGTACTAGGTGCAGCGATGCTTGCGATGTTCGGAATGGTGATTACACAAGGTATGGGGATGCTTGTACCAGTTATGAACGAATCAGCAGAAAATGCCATGATTGCTGCTGTGGCAGTAAGTTTGGGTGTTGGTGTATCTGTTGTTCCTGGTATTTTTGATGCACTACCAGAAAGTGTTTCTCTTCTAACATCTAACGGTATCGTCTGTGGTTCAGTGACAGCGATTATCCTTAATATTTTATTCAAGATGATTGGGCCGAAGCATAAAAAAGACCCGATGCATGGGGAAGTGTAAAGAAAGATATTAAAAATCATCTAAGTGCTCCATTTTTAATTAAAACAATATTGTCACCTGCTTTTATCTATTGCTATAGATTTGAGGAGGTGGCATTTTTTTTGAACGGCTATTTGATGATGTATTTTAAAGTGGGATAATGGGCGTACTTACTTGCTTCAATAAAAAGATTGCCATGTATAATTAAATAAGGGAGAGATGCATATGGAAAACTTTGAAGAACTTTTGCCAAGACATAAAGCTGATAATGCGAGAGTAGAAATGATTAAGAAAATGGAGAGAGATAAAATAATACCTTTACTGCCTAGCCTCCTTGAATGGGTTCAAGATATGAATTGGCCAGTGGCCCCAAGTGTATTAGAGTTACTTTTAACTTTTCCAGAAGAAATTGTGCCACATGTGCAAGAAGTCTTATCTTCAGATGACGATAACTGGAAATGGTTTATTTTAAACTATTTAGTTATTGAATTACCAGTAGAGTCAAGAGTTCAGTTTAAAGATTATTTAACAAGAGTGGCTGAAAGACCTACACAGAATGAACTTGCAGAAGAAATGAATGAAATTGCAAAAGAAATTTTGGAGACAATCTAAAAAATAGTATGTAGAGAAATATTTAGTTTAGTTTGTTATTATTTTTGTCACGTATAATAATTTCATATGGAATTTCCTCGATGGATAGTTCTTCTCTTTTCAATTCTATTATCTTATCCACATAATCTATTAGCTGCTTTACCTTTTTATTGGATTGCCAAAACCCTTTTGGCTTTTCTAAGTCCGTTTTAATAATAATTTGTAAGGGTTCAGGATGAAATGAATAGGCGAATCCACTATATTCTTTGAATTCTTTTTTAGTTTCATCTCTTATTGCACTAAATACAGGTTGCCATTCTGGGTCTTTGATTTTACTTTTGCTTTTTTCTTTAATAAAAACCTTAAAGTTCATGCTGGTATTAGAATAAACTGAATTGGCGATAAGCTTTTCTATTTCATTCTTATTTATCAATTCCCCATTCGTTACCTCAATAATGATTCCCTTACTTGGGTCAATAGTTAATGAATAATTGGTTTTATCATAACCATTCGCTTTTAATAAATCTAAGGTTATTTTTAGTACTTCATTTAGCTTACCATCTTCCTCACTTAATTCATAACCATCCAATGCAATGTATTCCACTTTGAAGTTTTTGTAATCCGTCTCTTTTGCTATATTTAAGATGATATTTTCAATAATACTCTTATTCTTATCAATAAAATCCTTATCTTTGGCTTGAATAGTAAATACACGGTCATCAGGGGAAAAATCAAACCCTATTTGAACGAAACCATTTTTATTAAACTCCTGAGAAATTTTTCTTAATACCTCGTTAATCTTTTCATTTTCCTTTTTAGTTTCCACCATACTTTTAACTAAAGCCATTTCCAATTCTTCTTCACAATGAGCAGACCTTGATTTATCTAGATTTGTCGTTATGATAATGGCTGTAATTGTAGTGGCAGTAATAAAACCAATTAAGGTTTTTTTCATAATAGTCACCCCTCAAGTAGAATTGTATGTTTTTAACTATTGATTATGATATTAGTTGAAATTTATTTTTTTAAAATAACTATAGATAGTCATATGGAATGTTTAACATTAGATTAAAGGGGAATTTAAAAATAGAATTGTTGAAATAGCATGTAACTCTCTCTTTCAACATATACTTATATAAAACTACTCTCAGAAAGGTCTAGTACAAATGCAAAGTATCGTTTTAATTTTAATCCTACAATTAGTATATGTACCTTTTTTAACATTACGAACAATATTTTTGGTAAAGAATATCACATTCCTTGCAGCGATATTTGGTATGCTGGAGATGTTGGTGTATGTATTTGGCCTTTCACTCGTTTTCAGTGGGAAGCAAAGCATGTTATCTATGGTTGTCTATGCAGTTGGGTTTGGATTAGGTATATTTTTAGGAGCAAAAATAGAACGAAAGCTAGCGATAGGCTATGTTTATACAACCATTAATACGCAAAATAAGAATGAAGAGCTTGTGAAATTTCTTCGTAATGAAGGATTTGCCGTCACGATTTATATCGGAGAAGGGCGAGATAGTAACCGCTATAAATATGAAATCTTAACGAAGAGGAATCGTGAAGGGGAGCTCTTTCAAATAGTAGAGCAATTCGAGCCGAATGCGTTTATTATCTCGTATGAGCCTAAGTCATTCAAAGGCGGCTTTTTACTTGCTCGTATGAAGGCTAAGCAAAAATAATATTCACTATGAAAGGACCCTCGCTAAAAGCGAAGGTCCTTTTTTACATATTACATAAATTTTGTTTCAACCCAATTTTTAAATAAATCAAAGTCTGTATAGACGGTTTCTTTGTAGCTCATTGCTTGTAAAATTGTATGTTCTATAAATACATTCCGTTCTTTGCCAATCGCTTTTAAAATCTCCTCCTCGCTGTGATAGGTAAAAACATGAGAATAATCGATATCAGCTCGGGCATGTATTTTAGCAGCAATTTGTCCCATAAGTGATGTTGTTGTAAAGTAATCCTCTACATCCTTATAGTTTTTAGGCTTAATCTTCTTTTTATAGGGAGAACGTTCTCGAATATAAAATTCCTGTCCATTCATCGTGATAAAGGCTAAATGTGGGTCCTCTAAATGGTGCATGGCTTTTTGAGTTCCAACTACTCGTGCTCCCTGGTGCTCATAGTGATTCCAAAATAGATCCTGATAAGGGAGGAAGTAGGCAGGAATGGCTGTGCGTACCTCTTTCATTTCTAGCACTAAATCATCGACACCTGATGCACTCTTTTCGTCTTCTACTAAAATATAATAACGTTTTAAACCGATAGAAGCTGTTCCAGAGCCATACTTATAGGCTATGTCTCGAATTTTATATGTAGAAAGTGCGTTTGAAATGGCACTGTATTCCTCAGCAGTGACTGGTTGAATTTCTTCATTCCATAAGAAAGCACGTTCGCCATCTTCATTGAGATACGTAATATCCTGTAAAAGGTAAGATTGTTGGCGTTTCTCAAGCTTTTTCAATAACCTCTTTGCTGGTCCCTTTGTATTGTCTCTTGTAAAAATCAGTGTTAGAGGATCATCCAGTTTACGCTCAAATCGTTTTAGCTGATCAATATAACTGTTAAGAAAATGCTGAATAGCCGTTTCCTGGGTTGCCTTATGTAAGCCTTGTTCCTCTAAATAGAGCGCAATACTAACACTCATTCTAACAATATCGTATAAATAAGAGCCTACATAGCCCTCATCGAAATCATTGACATCAAAAACAATCGAACCTGCTTCATTTTGAAAAGCACCGAAGTTATCCATATGCATGTCACCTTGAATCCAAGTCGGTTTTCTATCAGGAGTATGGAAGATTGAGGCGGATTTTGTCATATCAAAATAAAATAGATAGGCACTTCCGCGGAAAAAGCGAAATGGGCTTTCAAGCATTTTACGGTATTTCTCCAAGCGCTGTACCTCTGTTAAACGCATTCGTTGAACATCAAACTCTTCAAAGATTGTTTCTAATTGTTCTTGTCTTAAAAAAGTTCTAGTATGTTTCACTTGCTCCAATAAAGCATGCTCCATATTATAATCCCCTTTGTTAATTTAAAATTTACCTGTATATACGGAAATAAATTGAATAAGTTTCGAAGAAATTTAGCAAATGTACTCGATAAAATTGGCTAATCATCTAAGGTTATTTCATAACATGTTCGATAACCTATTTTCATACTATAAGACATGCATAGACACGGAGGGGGGTTGTATGTATTTCTTTACAAAAAGTCTTGTCATTTTAATAGGAAGTATTTCATTGTCGTTAGGAATAAACTTATTTTTAACGCCATATGAAATTTTAGATGGGGGAGTAGTAGGGTTAGCGCTAATATTACACTATTTATATAAACTCAAAATTGGTTTAATGATTATTATCATTAGTATTCCGATTTTTATTATCGCTTGGTTTAAATATAAAACCTATTTTTATAATAGTATACACGGTTTAATAACGTCTTCCTTCATTATCGATTTGTTAAAGCCTGTCCGCAATCTTGTGCAAATTGACGCGCTTTATAGTGCCATTCTTGGAGGAATACTTGTAGGCTTTGGCATTGGTCTAATGCTGCGTTTTCAGACAAGCACAGGGGGGACAGACTTAATCGCGCAATTTATCTGTGATAAAACGGGTATCAATGTTGGGATCTTAATATTTTTTATTGATTCCATCGTAATTATTATAGGCGGCTTCCTCCTATCTACCTCGACCTTTCTATTATCCATTATTACAGTGCTAGTAGTGGGTATTACGACAAGCATTATTACTAGTCGAGTTTAATAAACGTAAAAAATAGTTCCAGTATAAACTGAAACTATTTGGGGGTCTGATTATCGAGTGCTTTCAGTAGCTTCTTTTTTGGATGTGCGGGTTTCACTTCGGCAATTAGTATAGCCAGTAAAATAAGTACTGCGCCTACGACCATACGGCTTGTTAGCAATTCATGCAAGAAGATAACGGATAGAGCCATGCCGAAAAAAGATTCAGTTGATAGTATGATTGCAGCCTTTGTGGCAGTTGTATATTGATTGGCCACATTCTGGAAAAGATAAGCTATTGTTGTAGAAAAAATCCCTAGATAAACAAGAGAATAGATTGCTTCTTTTTCAAGGGACGTAGGAATATCGCCTTGGCTAATGACAACTAGAACACCTATTAGGGATGCTGTGAGAAACTGAATAATGGTTAGAGCAATGGCATCTTCCTTTTGAACAAAAAGGTTTGTACAAAAGATATCAAAGGCAAAAGCAACCGCACAAGCTAATGATAGGGCATCACCTATATTCATTGTTAATGAGCCTTGTAATGATAAAAAGCCAATACCGACAATCGCTATTATTGACCCAATGATTTCGTAACCATCGATACGACGTTTATAAACGGCATACGCTATTAAAGGGACAATAATAACATTTACTGCGGTTAAAAAGGCATTTTTAGATGGTGTTGTATATTGAAGTCCAACTGTTTGAAGGGCAAACGCTATATACAAAATCGTACCTAATAAAGCTCCCTTCCAAACCACTGATTTCGAAGCCTTTCTTAAGCGGGAGCCAAATAAAACGGTTAATATAATTGAAGCTAATAAGAATCTACCAGCCATTACTTGATAAGCTGTTAAATATTCTAAGGCAATGGCTGTTACAACAAACCCACTACCCCACACGATTGCAGTCACTAATAGCATGCCATCAGCTATGTAAGTTTTCATGTTTTCTTCCTCCTAACTTCAATAGAATAGCATAAGAGGGAAGAAAAGAATTTGATTTTATTTCTAAATATTCAGGCGTTTTTTTGTACTTATTCCAAAGCGATTAGTCACTGTTCATTTTGCTATGTAATAAGTACAATTTAACGGCTGCAGCTAGGCGTTCATAAAAAACATAATCATTATCTATGGGTGCCACTAGCTGACGGATTTTAGCCATGCGATAGCGGATTGTATTTGGATGACAGAATTGTGCTACAGCAACTTCCTTAATATTTCCTTTATTAATGATATAGGTTATGGCGGTCTCCATTAAATCTGGATCAGCCT encodes:
- a CDS encoding DUF2179 domain-containing protein, translating into MQSIVLILILQLVYVPFLTLRTIFLVKNITFLAAIFGMLEMLVYVFGLSLVFSGKQSMLSMVVYAVGFGLGIFLGAKIERKLAIGYVYTTINTQNKNEELVKFLRNEGFAVTIYIGEGRDSNRYKYEILTKRNREGELFQIVEQFEPNAFIISYEPKSFKGGFLLARMKAKQK
- a CDS encoding DUF5071 domain-containing protein, translating into MENFEELLPRHKADNARVEMIKKMERDKIIPLLPSLLEWVQDMNWPVAPSVLELLLTFPEEIVPHVQEVLSSDDDNWKWFILNYLVIELPVESRVQFKDYLTRVAERPTQNELAEEMNEIAKEILETI
- a CDS encoding DMT family transporter, encoding MKTYIADGMLLVTAIVWGSGFVVTAIALEYLTAYQVMAGRFLLASIILTVLFGSRLRKASKSVVWKGALLGTILYIAFALQTVGLQYTTPSKNAFLTAVNVIIVPLIAYAVYKRRIDGYEIIGSIIAIVGIGFLSLQGSLTMNIGDALSLACAVAFAFDIFCTNLFVQKEDAIALTIIQFLTASLIGVLVVISQGDIPTSLEKEAIYSLVYLGIFSTTIAYLFQNVANQYTTATKAAIILSTESFFGMALSVIFLHELLTSRMVVGAVLILLAILIAEVKPAHPKKKLLKALDNQTPK
- a CDS encoding DUF2252 domain-containing protein — translated: MEHALLEQVKHTRTFLRQEQLETIFEEFDVQRMRLTEVQRLEKYRKMLESPFRFFRGSAYLFYFDMTKSASIFHTPDRKPTWIQGDMHMDNFGAFQNEAGSIVFDVNDFDEGYVGSYLYDIVRMSVSIALYLEEQGLHKATQETAIQHFLNSYIDQLKRFERKLDDPLTLIFTRDNTKGPAKRLLKKLEKRQQSYLLQDITYLNEDGERAFLWNEEIQPVTAEEYSAISNALSTYKIRDIAYKYGSGTASIGLKRYYILVEDEKSASGVDDLVLEMKEVRTAIPAYFLPYQDLFWNHYEHQGARVVGTQKAMHHLEDPHLAFITMNGQEFYIRERSPYKKKIKPKNYKDVEDYFTTTSLMGQIAAKIHARADIDYSHVFTYHSEEEILKAIGKERNVFIEHTILQAMSYKETVYTDFDLFKNWVETKFM
- a CDS encoding YitT family protein yields the protein MYFFTKSLVILIGSISLSLGINLFLTPYEILDGGVVGLALILHYLYKLKIGLMIIIISIPIFIIAWFKYKTYFYNSIHGLITSSFIIDLLKPVRNLVQIDALYSAILGGILVGFGIGLMLRFQTSTGGTDLIAQFICDKTGINVGILIFFIDSIVIIIGGFLLSTSTFLLSIITVLVVGITTSIITSRV
- a CDS encoding S-layer homology domain-containing protein, which produces MLKKLLPVLILTVLIFNTPVAFGSTFKDVPSTHTNYQDIEFLSSNGIIKGYSDNTFKPNGTVTNAQVAIMMARALEFPTSKVTNPGYKDVSENHPAYKEISTATNLGLFTKKQYFKPNDPITRGEMAQVLVNGFNLSTSNITSPFSDVPSSYEYSKHISILYSLGITKGYENKSFKPKNSLTRAEFSAFLNRVMQINNTTEMIDENNTQITVKPSNPNLKILNVETFSEDYLLIYFNEPNFSQYSIKIDGKTVNHVTHMELEPMTVHKVYLNQSFLGSHELQINILDSEKPFSSHNQNINFKKDSAKPEIEKMEFKENQYGTMYLRIFFNEDISIPNTLQNLSFKFIKTDNMARNIRGNGVKDKSSIVPIGNMFSFVFGIEKNELPVEYSLIAEEDVLWTDLYGNKGPKEIHIKFDAKSLTEFTYEVEEVY